One Neodiprion pinetum isolate iyNeoPine1 chromosome 1, iyNeoPine1.2, whole genome shotgun sequence genomic window carries:
- the Fadd gene encoding fas-associated death domain protein isoform X2, translated as MEQYEQYIALRKEFLSEAKLYLTRSDVIALKIRHQQAINSVRTYESIENIEQLVRVLEKRGVIRYDKIQLLKNIAQNFPHHSVINTKFNKYMAWLENYTPYPPETNLYQCSNVHYIPEPSAPPSQVVNPGFAEGSRIPYARNDPNKETEIRNTPDRQNYQWYPSTSESVMYSSYSQTQPEDQQKIMYTVFNGVSEAVGKSWRDVARYLDVREGDIDRIDTQFNSDSKEKAFAALKIFAAKSDLRCWSINLKNALEKARRKDLRNLVDDLLTRK; from the exons ATGGAGCAGTACGAACAGTACATAGCACTTAGAAAAGAATTTCTTAGTGAAGCAAAACTTTATCTAACACGATCAGATGTGATTGCATTAAAAATTCGTCATCAGCAAGCCATAAATTCTGTAAGGACATATGAGtctattgaaaatattgaacagcTAGTCAGAGTTCTTGAGAAAAGAGGGGTGATCCGTTATGACAAAATACAACTGTTGAAGAATATTGCTCAAAACTTTCCCCATCATTCTGTGATTAACACAAAATTTAATAAGTACATGGCTTGGCTGGAAAACTATACTCCATATCCACCAGAAACCAATTTGTACCAATGTTCGAACG TGCATTATATACCTGAACCATCTGCGCCGCCCTCACAAGTCGTTAATCCTGGTTTTGCCGAAGGATCTAGAATTCCATATGCCAGGAACGATCCGAACAAAGAAACTGAAATACGAAACACTCCAGACAGACAAAATTATCAATGGTATCCATCCACGTCTGAATCTGTAATGTATTCTTCATATTCACAAACTCAGCCAGAAGACCAACAGAAAATTATGTATACGG TGTTCAACGGAGTGAGTGAAGCAGTAGGCAAATCATGGCGTGATGTGGCCAGATATCTCGATGTCAGGGAGGGTGACATCGACCGTATTGACACGCAGTTCAATTCTGATTCTAAAGAAAAGGCCTTCGCagcattgaaaatatttgctgCTAAAAGTGATTTGCGTTGCTGGTCGATCAACTTGAAGAATGCGTTAGAAAAGGCAAGACGTAAGGATCTCAGAAACCTGGTCGACGATCTACTAACTCGGAAATAG
- the Fadd gene encoding uncharacterized protein Fadd isoform X1 — MEQYEQYIALRKEFLSEAKLYLTRSDVIALKIRHQQAINSVRTYESIENIEQLVRVLEKRGVIRYDKIQLLKNIAQNFPHHSVINTKFNKYMAWLENYTPYPPETNLYQCSNGECYRGNKIINNLFSSENLNSRHHPRTPQFQSFVKYKFLPESSLTITTGDDLSDSNNSVMLICSNADVGNHVSFANNFNFNNNNTHETNNDLNLCVTSQETPGILKHQKGNLIPNVTSSKAVSAILTSKNDNIKSELSLPMREELNLSEPNFNIPLLSTPQSHMPPTTCSSHIDDTSLRPSPIQSKSKENFNEKQTSLRQFVQKRQTLIVLSLVLSVIILSILCILYGFLPNSVHYIPEPSAPPSQVVNPGFAEGSRIPYARNDPNKETEIRNTPDRQNYQWYPSTSESVMYSSYSQTQPEDQQKIMYTVFNGVSEAVGKSWRDVARYLDVREGDIDRIDTQFNSDSKEKAFAALKIFAAKSDLRCWSINLKNALEKARRKDLRNLVDDLLTRK, encoded by the exons ATGGAGCAGTACGAACAGTACATAGCACTTAGAAAAGAATTTCTTAGTGAAGCAAAACTTTATCTAACACGATCAGATGTGATTGCATTAAAAATTCGTCATCAGCAAGCCATAAATTCTGTAAGGACATATGAGtctattgaaaatattgaacagcTAGTCAGAGTTCTTGAGAAAAGAGGGGTGATCCGTTATGACAAAATACAACTGTTGAAGAATATTGCTCAAAACTTTCCCCATCATTCTGTGATTAACACAAAATTTAATAAGTACATGGCTTGGCTGGAAAACTATACTCCATATCCACCAGAAACCAATTTGTACCAATGTTCGAACGGTGAGTGTTATCGaggaaacaaaattattaataatctcttttcatctgaaaatttgaatagcaGACACCATCCCAGAACACCACAATTTCAAtcttttgtaaaatataaatttctccCTGAATCTTCACTTACTATTACAACTGGTGATGACTTGAGTGATTCCAACAATTCTGTGATGTTGATATGTTCAAACGCGGATGTTGGAAATCATGTTTCCTttgcaaataattttaatttcaacaataataatacgcACGAAACAAACAATGATCTGAACTTGTGTGTTACATCACAGGAAACACCTGGCATTCTCAAACACCAAAAGGGCAATTTAATTCCAAATGTTACTTCCAGCAAGGCGGTTTCTGCCATCTTAACatcaaaaaatgataacatCAAGTCTGAATTATCCCTGCCAATGAGAGAAGAATTAAATCTATCTGAGCCTAATTTTAACATACCTTTACTTTCAACACCTCAGTCACATATGCCTCCAACCACTTGCTCATCTCATATTGACGATACATCATTAAGACCTTCTCCAATACAATCAAAGtccaaagaaaattttaatgaaaaacaaacaagtcTGAGACAGTTTGTTCAAAAAAGACAAACTCTGATAGTCTTAAGTCTTGTACTTTCcgttattattctgtcaataCTATGCATTTTGTATGGTTTCTTGCCAAATTCAGTGCATTATATACCTGAACCATCTGCGCCGCCCTCACAAGTCGTTAATCCTGGTTTTGCCGAAGGATCTAGAATTCCATATGCCAGGAACGATCCGAACAAAGAAACTGAAATACGAAACACTCCAGACAGACAAAATTATCAATGGTATCCATCCACGTCTGAATCTGTAATGTATTCTTCATATTCACAAACTCAGCCAGAAGACCAACAGAAAATTATGTATACGG TGTTCAACGGAGTGAGTGAAGCAGTAGGCAAATCATGGCGTGATGTGGCCAGATATCTCGATGTCAGGGAGGGTGACATCGACCGTATTGACACGCAGTTCAATTCTGATTCTAAAGAAAAGGCCTTCGCagcattgaaaatatttgctgCTAAAAGTGATTTGCGTTGCTGGTCGATCAACTTGAAGAATGCGTTAGAAAAGGCAAGACGTAAGGATCTCAGAAACCTGGTCGACGATCTACTAACTCGGAAATAG
- the Fadd gene encoding fas-associated death domain protein isoform X3, which translates to MEQYEQYIALRKEFLSEAKLYLTRSDVIALKIRHQQAINSVRTYESIENIEQLVRVLEKRGVIRYDKIQLLKNIAQNFPHHSVINTKFNKYMAWLENYTPYPPETNLYQCSNGSRIPYARNDPNKETEIRNTPDRQNYQWYPSTSESVMYSSYSQTQPEDQQKIMYTVFNGVSEAVGKSWRDVARYLDVREGDIDRIDTQFNSDSKEKAFAALKIFAAKSDLRCWSINLKNALEKARRKDLRNLVDDLLTRK; encoded by the exons ATGGAGCAGTACGAACAGTACATAGCACTTAGAAAAGAATTTCTTAGTGAAGCAAAACTTTATCTAACACGATCAGATGTGATTGCATTAAAAATTCGTCATCAGCAAGCCATAAATTCTGTAAGGACATATGAGtctattgaaaatattgaacagcTAGTCAGAGTTCTTGAGAAAAGAGGGGTGATCCGTTATGACAAAATACAACTGTTGAAGAATATTGCTCAAAACTTTCCCCATCATTCTGTGATTAACACAAAATTTAATAAGTACATGGCTTGGCTGGAAAACTATACTCCATATCCACCAGAAACCAATTTGTACCAATGTTCGAACG GATCTAGAATTCCATATGCCAGGAACGATCCGAACAAAGAAACTGAAATACGAAACACTCCAGACAGACAAAATTATCAATGGTATCCATCCACGTCTGAATCTGTAATGTATTCTTCATATTCACAAACTCAGCCAGAAGACCAACAGAAAATTATGTATACGG TGTTCAACGGAGTGAGTGAAGCAGTAGGCAAATCATGGCGTGATGTGGCCAGATATCTCGATGTCAGGGAGGGTGACATCGACCGTATTGACACGCAGTTCAATTCTGATTCTAAAGAAAAGGCCTTCGCagcattgaaaatatttgctgCTAAAAGTGATTTGCGTTGCTGGTCGATCAACTTGAAGAATGCGTTAGAAAAGGCAAGACGTAAGGATCTCAGAAACCTGGTCGACGATCTACTAACTCGGAAATAG
- the eIF4E4 gene encoding eukaryotic translation initiation factor 4E — protein sequence MAANNSAEIEDTEKKDQEVANLEEFPPELLIKHPLQNTWTLWYYENDRSKTWEQNQREITSFDTAEDFWSLYNHIKLASELRQGCDYSMFKQGIRPMWEDDANKKGGRWLISLDKKQRGSDLDRFWLEVLLCMIGEAFNEFSDDVCGAVVNVRPKGDKIGVWTADANRGQSVLEIGRKLKERLRIAPRVQIGYQIHKDTMAKAGSVTKNTYSV from the exons ATGGCTGCAAATAATTCGGCAGAAATCGAG GATACAGAGAAGAAGGACCAAGAAGTAGCAAATTTGGAAGAATTTCCACCAGAGCTTCTTATCAAGCATCCGTTGCAAAATACCTGGACACTTTGGTACTATGAGAATGATCGCAGTAAGACATGGGAACAAAATCAGCGTGAAATCACAAGTTTCGACACAGCAGAAGATTTTTGGAG CTTGTACAATCACATAAAGTTGGCCTCAGAGCTGCGGCAAGGCTGTGACTACAGTATGTTCAAGCAGGGTATTCGGCCAATGTGGGAAGATGatgcaaataaaaaaggaGGCAGGTGGCTCATTAGCTTGGACAAAAAGCAAAGAGGAAGTGATTTGGACCGTTTTTGGCTTGAAGTTCTTCTCTGTATGATTGGTGAAGCATTTAACGAGTTCTCTGATGATGTATGTGGAGCTGTGGTCAACGTAAGACCAAAAGGTGACAAAATTGGTGTATGGACAGCAGATGCAAACAGGGGTCAAAGCGTATTGGAAATCGG GCGCAAACTAAAGGAAAGACTGCGGATTGCACCAAGGGTGCAAATAGGCTACCAAATTCATAAAGACACCATGGCTAAAGCAGGAAGCGTCACGAAGAACACTTATTCGGTTTAA